A portion of the Alkalilimnicola sp. S0819 genome contains these proteins:
- the sufU gene encoding Fe-S cluster assembly sulfur transfer protein SufU: protein MSRPGSLYQAVVLAHNREPRNQGRLAEPTHRVHAHNPLCGDELELFLRVEGGRLVEVAFDGEGCAIATASASIMSEALKGRPLSEAEGVLARFRALLAGQQVVSSPDGEDDPLLVLAGVRAYPARIKCANLPWQAFQAALAGQGEATTE from the coding sequence ATGAGTCGGCCCGGTTCCCTGTACCAGGCGGTGGTGCTCGCCCATAACCGCGAGCCCCGCAACCAGGGGCGTCTGGCCGAGCCCACCCACCGGGTGCACGCCCATAACCCGCTCTGCGGCGATGAGCTGGAGCTGTTCCTGCGTGTGGAAGGCGGCCGGCTGGTGGAGGTGGCCTTCGATGGCGAGGGGTGCGCCATCGCCACGGCCTCGGCGTCCATCATGAGCGAAGCCCTCAAGGGGCGGCCCCTGAGCGAGGCCGAAGGCGTGCTGGCGCGGTTTCGCGCGCTGCTGGCCGGGCAACAGGTGGTTTCCTCGCCCGACGGCGAGGACGATCCCTTGTTGGTGCTCGCCGGGGTACGGGCCTATCCGGCGCGCATCAAGTGCGCCAATCTGCCTTGGCAGGCGTTCCAGGCCGCGTTGGCGGGCCAGGGTGAGGCCACCACGGAATGA
- a CDS encoding methyl-accepting chemotaxis protein, with amino-acid sequence MALKLVRRNAKTAPETDGENYHKVIEQVAQRAGKLAIEVNDIAGHVDDVDGQVKREVTQFAELVRIAEHLSGANKIVDAAARNAQHVAGAANADIGRSEDTIHRSLEGIQRLTDSVGGVESKLKGLSEALRRVTKVAKGIGAIAKQTNLLALNATIEAARAGDAGRGFANVAEEIKALAGQTSDATADIDNTLSRLSEQSQGLMETGSRGSVRAARVREGSQAMHEVIQSVSQAMHEVDQESSRIAEAVQAIDRHAERTVQGLQEMSSDVKQSSENLGKARTRVNQLLGFTEELVSMTAVDGVVTEDTPFIELAQERAAQVGKLFEEAIASGEISEDDLFDREYREIPGTDPQQVRTRHTDFCIRHLTAVYDALPEANANIVSGGACDVNGYLPALMSKYSQPQRPGNPEWNAAHCRNKRIMNDRVGLSAGRNTQPFLLQTYRRAMGGGDYVLLKDASAPIYVHGKHWGGFRVNYKV; translated from the coding sequence ATGGCACTGAAACTGGTACGCAGAAACGCCAAGACCGCGCCCGAGACGGACGGCGAAAATTACCACAAGGTCATCGAACAGGTGGCCCAACGCGCCGGCAAACTGGCCATAGAGGTCAACGATATTGCCGGCCATGTGGACGACGTGGACGGCCAGGTCAAGCGGGAAGTCACGCAGTTCGCCGAATTGGTGAGAATCGCCGAGCACCTGTCCGGCGCCAACAAGATCGTCGACGCCGCCGCGCGCAACGCCCAGCACGTGGCGGGCGCCGCCAATGCCGACATCGGGCGTTCAGAAGATACCATCCACCGCTCCCTGGAAGGCATTCAGCGCCTGACCGATTCCGTGGGCGGGGTGGAGAGCAAGCTCAAGGGCCTGTCGGAAGCCCTGCGCCGGGTCACCAAGGTGGCCAAGGGCATCGGCGCCATCGCCAAGCAGACCAACCTGCTGGCGCTCAACGCCACCATCGAGGCCGCCCGCGCGGGCGACGCCGGCCGGGGCTTCGCCAATGTGGCCGAGGAGATCAAGGCGCTGGCCGGGCAGACCTCGGACGCCACCGCGGACATAGACAACACCCTGAGCCGCCTGAGCGAACAGTCCCAGGGGCTGATGGAGACCGGCTCACGGGGCAGCGTCCGGGCGGCCCGCGTGCGCGAAGGCTCCCAGGCCATGCATGAGGTGATCCAGTCGGTGAGCCAGGCCATGCACGAGGTGGACCAGGAATCCAGCCGTATCGCCGAGGCGGTGCAGGCCATCGACCGTCATGCCGAGCGCACCGTGCAGGGCCTGCAAGAGATGTCCTCGGACGTCAAGCAGTCGTCCGAAAACCTGGGCAAGGCGCGCACCCGGGTCAACCAGCTGCTGGGGTTCACCGAGGAACTGGTGAGCATGACCGCCGTGGACGGCGTGGTCACCGAGGACACCCCGTTCATAGAGCTGGCCCAGGAGCGCGCGGCGCAGGTGGGGAAACTCTTCGAGGAGGCCATCGCCAGCGGCGAGATCAGCGAAGACGATCTGTTCGATCGGGAATATCGGGAGATCCCCGGCACCGACCCGCAGCAGGTTCGCACCCGGCATACGGATTTCTGCATACGGCATCTCACCGCCGTGTACGACGCCCTGCCGGAGGCCAATGCCAACATCGTTTCCGGCGGCGCCTGCGATGTGAACGGTTATCTGCCGGCGCTGATGAGCAAGTACTCTCAGCCCCAGCGGCCGGGCAATCCGGAATGGAACGCCGCCCATTGCCGCAACAAGCGGATCATGAACGACCGGGTGGGGCTCTCCGCCGGGCGCAATACCCAGCCGTTCTTGTTGCAGACCTACCGCCGCGCCATGGGCGGGGGCGATTACGTGCTGCTGAAGGATGCGTCCGCGCCGATTTATGTGCACGGGAAGCATTGGGGTGGATTCCGGGTGAACTACAAGGTCTGA
- a CDS encoding methyl-accepting chemotaxis protein: MKADSPDTEFRSGNRREYVQIIQKVADRAGGLGIEVLDIAAEIDEVSERVAKEAKLFDELRAIAHEMGQSNKVVDEAARRARRAAAAASTHVERSRNTISASLSDIHALTDDVTEIESQLSGLNDALHGVADVAKGIGIIAKQTNLLALNATIEATRAGEVGRGFAVVAEHVKELAKQTADATAEIHDILEELTALIDDLIRSGSESTERAREVQEGTQAIREVMETVGSAMADVDTESNRIGQSVHDIDRYCGETVSGLEGMTEDVKEATIALQQARDQATRLLTHTEELIRITCVKGVETVDTQYINSAQEAASRISQLFEEALENGDISESELFDHNYQPIPGTNPQQHMTRFTEFTDRVLPQVQEYYGEHFEKVTACVAMDVNGYLPTHMKVSSKPQSDDPAWNMKHCRNRRILTDRVAKAAAANTQPFLLQTYRPHIGNGVYMLLKDCSSPIHVRGRHWGCLRVTYFVE; this comes from the coding sequence ATGAAGGCTGATTCCCCAGATACTGAGTTCCGTAGCGGGAACCGGCGCGAGTACGTGCAGATCATCCAGAAGGTCGCCGACCGGGCCGGTGGACTCGGTATAGAGGTGCTCGACATCGCCGCCGAAATCGACGAGGTGAGCGAGCGGGTCGCCAAGGAAGCCAAGCTCTTCGATGAACTGCGTGCCATCGCCCACGAGATGGGCCAGAGCAACAAGGTGGTGGACGAGGCCGCGCGGCGGGCGCGCCGGGCCGCCGCCGCCGCCAGCACCCATGTGGAGCGCTCCCGCAACACCATCAGCGCTTCCCTCTCGGACATCCACGCGCTCACCGACGATGTCACCGAGATCGAGTCCCAGCTGAGCGGCCTGAACGATGCCCTGCACGGGGTGGCCGATGTGGCCAAGGGCATAGGCATCATCGCCAAGCAGACCAATCTGCTCGCACTCAACGCCACCATCGAGGCGACCCGCGCCGGCGAAGTGGGCCGGGGCTTCGCGGTGGTGGCCGAGCACGTGAAGGAGCTGGCCAAGCAGACCGCCGACGCCACCGCCGAGATCCATGACATCCTGGAGGAACTCACCGCCCTGATCGATGACCTGATCCGCTCGGGTTCCGAGAGCACCGAACGCGCCCGTGAAGTGCAGGAAGGCACCCAGGCGATCCGCGAGGTGATGGAAACCGTCGGCAGCGCCATGGCCGATGTGGACACCGAGTCCAACCGTATCGGCCAGTCGGTGCACGACATCGACCGCTACTGCGGCGAGACCGTCAGCGGCCTCGAGGGCATGACCGAGGATGTGAAGGAAGCAACCATCGCCTTGCAGCAGGCCCGTGACCAGGCCACCCGCCTGCTCACTCACACCGAGGAGCTGATCCGCATCACCTGCGTCAAGGGCGTGGAGACGGTGGATACCCAGTACATCAACAGCGCACAGGAAGCGGCGTCGCGCATCTCGCAACTTTTCGAAGAGGCCCTGGAGAACGGCGACATCTCCGAGTCGGAACTGTTCGACCACAATTATCAGCCGATCCCCGGCACCAACCCGCAGCAGCACATGACACGCTTTACGGAATTCACCGATCGTGTCCTGCCCCAGGTGCAGGAATACTACGGCGAGCATTTCGAGAAGGTAACCGCCTGTGTGGCCATGGACGTCAATGGTTACCTGCCCACCCACATGAAGGTCAGCTCCAAGCCGCAGAGCGACGACCCGGCCTGGAACATGAAACACTGCCGCAACCGCCGCATCCTCACCGATCGTGTGGCCAAGGCGGCAGCGGCCAACACCCAGCCCTTCCTGCTGCAAACCTACCGCCCGCACATCGGTAACGGCGTGTATATGCTGCTCAAGGACTGCTCGTCACCCATCCACGTGCGCGGCCGCCACTGGGGCTGCCTGCGCGTGACCTATTTCGTCGAATAA
- a CDS encoding HD domain-containing protein, giving the protein MTPRFTQALAVAAEAHERQARKGTDVPYITHPVAVAALVARYGGDEDQQIAALLHDVLEDAGEHWTPRVRAFGEVVYEVVLGCTDGLPDARGNKPEWHTRKRAYLAQLDAAPERTLLVAGCDKLHNLQSIHLDLTEIGPGVFERFRAGREGTLWYYEQLVALFQRRRSPLAPPLNAELQAVLRKAEP; this is encoded by the coding sequence ATGACGCCCCGTTTCACCCAGGCTCTGGCGGTCGCCGCCGAAGCCCATGAGCGGCAGGCCCGCAAGGGGACCGATGTTCCCTACATCACCCATCCGGTGGCCGTGGCCGCGCTGGTGGCCCGCTACGGCGGTGACGAGGACCAGCAGATCGCCGCCTTGCTGCACGATGTGCTGGAGGATGCCGGCGAGCATTGGACGCCGCGGGTGCGTGCCTTCGGCGAAGTGGTGTACGAGGTCGTGCTGGGCTGCACCGACGGGCTGCCGGATGCCCGGGGGAACAAGCCGGAATGGCACACCCGCAAGCGGGCGTACCTGGCTCAGCTGGACGCGGCGCCGGAGCGTACCCTGTTGGTGGCGGGCTGCGATAAGCTGCACAACTTGCAGTCCATCCACCTGGATCTGACCGAGATTGGCCCCGGCGTATTCGAGCGTTTCCGCGCCGGGCGCGAGGGTACGCTGTGGTATTACGAGCAGCTGGTAGCGCTTTTCCAGCGTCGCCGAAGCCCCCTGGCTCCGCCGCTGAACGCGGAACTGCAGGCCGTCCTCCGCAAGGCCGAGCCCTGA
- a CDS encoding DUF59 domain-containing protein produces MSGRAASLRAGVIAALRTVYDPELPVDVYELGLIYQVDADADGYVDILMTLTTPNCPVAGSMPMMVKRAAESVEGVKLAQVELTWEPAWGPERMTEAARLQLNLG; encoded by the coding sequence ATGAGTGGGCGGGCCGCGTCGCTGCGGGCGGGGGTCATCGCCGCCCTGCGCACCGTCTACGACCCGGAGTTGCCGGTGGATGTCTACGAGCTGGGCCTGATCTATCAGGTGGACGCCGACGCGGACGGTTACGTGGATATCCTCATGACCCTCACCACCCCCAATTGCCCGGTGGCAGGCTCCATGCCGATGATGGTCAAGCGCGCCGCGGAGAGCGTGGAGGGCGTGAAGCTCGCCCAGGTGGAGCTCACCTGGGAGCCCGCCTGGGGGCCGGAGCGTATGACCGAGGCGGCAAGATTGCAGCTTAATCTGGGTTGA
- a CDS encoding 3-hydroxyacyl-CoA dehydrogenase NAD-binding domain-containing protein: protein MSEQQQYKHWRLHVDEQRIHWLALDKAGASTNVLDEEVLSELGQVLEALERDKPAGVVFHSAKKNGFIAGADIKMIQRLEGADDPITLLRDSQALFDRIEALPCPTLALIHGFCLGGGLELALACDYRIAEESDSTKLGLPEVMLGVHPGWGGTVRLPRLIGALQAMPLILTGRTLRAKPAAKLGVVDYAVPARQLRTAARRLILERPAKRAPKGLAALSNQPWLRKPIAWQMRKQVSGKARPEHYPAPYAIIELWQRQTGSTSEQLRQEAESFVELARTDTSQNLIRVFFLQEQMKALGRVKADKPQRVHVVGAGTMGGDIAAWCAMQGLTVTLQDREPKFIAPAIKRAQQLYKGKLKSRRAVTAAMDRLIPDVEGLGVPQADLIIEAVPENLELKQQIFKDLEARAKPEAVLASNTSSIPLEEIAQALTAPERLVGIHFFNPVAKMQLVEVVLAENTSEAVRDRAQAFCGAIGRLPLPVKSAPGFLVNRVLMPYLMEAVTLIDEGVAPESVDAAAKRFGMPMGPVELADTVGLDICQHVGEILARHLGGGEPPKALSRHVARGELGRKSGRGFYEWRKGKPVKNKTDGSRADLDELADRMVYRLLNEAVACLREGVVDNAELLDGGMIFGTGFAPFRGGPINHLRARSIKCARHRLQELQERYGERFTPDAGWESLEE from the coding sequence ATGAGCGAACAACAGCAATACAAGCACTGGCGGCTGCACGTCGACGAGCAGCGCATACACTGGCTGGCCCTGGACAAGGCCGGGGCCTCCACCAATGTGCTGGACGAGGAAGTCCTGAGCGAGCTGGGCCAGGTGCTGGAAGCGCTGGAGCGGGACAAGCCCGCCGGCGTGGTGTTCCATTCGGCCAAGAAGAACGGCTTCATCGCCGGCGCCGACATCAAGATGATCCAACGCCTGGAAGGAGCGGACGACCCGATCACCCTGCTGCGCGACTCCCAGGCCCTGTTCGACCGCATCGAGGCCCTGCCCTGCCCCACCCTGGCGCTGATCCACGGCTTCTGCCTGGGCGGCGGGCTGGAGCTGGCACTGGCCTGCGATTACCGCATCGCCGAGGAGTCCGACAGCACCAAACTGGGCTTGCCCGAGGTCATGCTGGGCGTGCACCCGGGCTGGGGCGGCACCGTCCGCCTGCCCCGGCTGATCGGCGCGCTGCAGGCCATGCCGCTGATCCTTACCGGCCGCACGCTGCGCGCCAAACCCGCCGCCAAGCTCGGCGTGGTGGACTACGCCGTGCCGGCGCGCCAACTGCGCACCGCCGCCCGCCGCCTCATCCTGGAGCGCCCCGCCAAACGCGCCCCCAAGGGCCTGGCCGCCCTGTCCAACCAGCCCTGGCTGCGCAAGCCCATCGCCTGGCAGATGCGCAAGCAGGTCTCGGGCAAGGCCCGCCCGGAGCACTACCCCGCCCCCTACGCCATCATCGAGCTGTGGCAGCGCCAGACCGGCAGCACCAGCGAACAGCTGCGCCAGGAGGCCGAATCCTTCGTGGAGTTGGCCCGCACCGACACCAGCCAGAACCTGATCCGGGTATTCTTCCTGCAGGAGCAGATGAAGGCCCTGGGCCGGGTGAAGGCGGACAAGCCCCAACGCGTGCACGTGGTGGGGGCCGGCACCATGGGCGGCGACATCGCCGCCTGGTGCGCCATGCAGGGGCTCACGGTCACGCTGCAGGACCGGGAGCCGAAGTTCATCGCCCCGGCCATCAAACGCGCACAACAACTCTACAAGGGCAAGCTGAAGAGCCGTCGAGCCGTGACCGCCGCAATGGATCGTCTGATCCCGGACGTGGAAGGCCTGGGCGTGCCCCAGGCGGATCTGATCATCGAGGCGGTGCCGGAGAACCTGGAACTCAAGCAGCAGATCTTCAAGGACCTGGAAGCCCGGGCCAAGCCCGAGGCGGTGCTCGCCAGCAATACCTCCAGCATTCCGCTGGAAGAGATCGCCCAGGCGCTCACCGCGCCCGAGCGCCTGGTGGGCATCCACTTCTTCAACCCGGTGGCGAAGATGCAGCTGGTGGAAGTGGTGCTGGCCGAGAACACCAGCGAGGCCGTGCGCGACCGGGCCCAGGCCTTCTGCGGCGCCATCGGCCGCCTGCCCCTGCCGGTGAAGAGCGCGCCGGGTTTTCTGGTCAACCGGGTGCTCATGCCCTATCTGATGGAAGCGGTGACCCTGATCGACGAAGGTGTCGCGCCGGAATCCGTGGACGCCGCCGCCAAGCGCTTCGGCATGCCCATGGGGCCGGTAGAGCTGGCCGATACCGTGGGGCTGGATATCTGCCAGCACGTGGGCGAAATCCTCGCTCGGCACCTGGGCGGTGGCGAGCCGCCCAAGGCGCTCTCGCGCCATGTGGCGCGGGGCGAGCTGGGGCGCAAGAGCGGGCGCGGCTTCTATGAATGGCGCAAGGGCAAGCCGGTGAAGAACAAGACCGACGGCAGCCGCGCGGATCTGGACGAACTGGCCGACCGCATGGTCTATCGGCTGCTCAACGAGGCCGTGGCCTGTTTGCGCGAGGGTGTGGTGGACAATGCCGAGTTGCTGGATGGCGGCATGATCTTCGGCACCGGCTTCGCCCCCTTCCGTGGCGGCCCCATCAACCACCTGCGCGCCCGCAGCATCAAGTGCGCCCGTCACCGCCTGCAGGAGTTGCAGGAGCGCTATGGCGAGCGTTTCACCCCGGACGCGGGCTGGGAGAGCCTGGAGGAATAG
- a CDS encoding diguanylate cyclase encodes MIIGDVDTVASPVLAPVRQLQDGWAGLDEAASLETLRALQRQACALSESAAEHGYRKVADLAGIIDVMLAPLAEGEETFTREFKDILRDYLEALVKLSAETPCAPRPEVVEAVGAQARRSLRVLILEAEETLADELSHQIAHFGYSIETAATLDELLALLAEETPEAVVMDVLLPEEELSLSEAAQRVRELGGEDLPLLFLTERGDIESRLRAARAGADAYVLKPVDVHELVDQLDKLTTEQEKDPFHIVIVEDSSTQAIYYSTILKRAGMHTTVVNDSIRVLEVLDEAAADLILMDMYMPGCSGTELATVIRQVPRYASIPIVFLSAETQLERQLDAMSLGGDDFLTKPISPAHLIRSVAIRAERARILRSLMLTDNLTGLLNHTSIKEQLHNEVARAARRGGTLSFAMIDIDHFKSVNDTHGHPVGDRVIKTLARVLQQRLRKTDYIGRYGGEEFAVILPDADAPTAAAIVDQVRKSFGKIRQFSSEGVFACSFSAGVASFPDCPDAVEVALEADKALYAAKHAGRNTVSIAVRD; translated from the coding sequence ATGATCATAGGCGACGTCGACACGGTCGCCTCGCCGGTGCTGGCGCCGGTTCGCCAGCTCCAGGACGGTTGGGCGGGGCTGGACGAGGCCGCGTCGCTGGAGACCCTGCGGGCACTGCAACGCCAGGCCTGTGCGCTCAGCGAGAGCGCCGCCGAGCATGGCTACCGCAAGGTGGCCGATCTGGCCGGCATCATCGACGTGATGCTCGCGCCCTTGGCCGAGGGCGAGGAGACTTTCACCCGCGAGTTCAAGGATATCCTGCGCGATTATCTGGAGGCCCTGGTCAAGCTCAGTGCGGAAACTCCGTGCGCACCGCGCCCGGAGGTGGTCGAGGCCGTAGGCGCCCAGGCCCGGCGCAGCCTGCGGGTGCTGATCCTTGAAGCCGAGGAAACCCTGGCCGACGAACTCTCGCACCAGATCGCCCACTTCGGCTACAGCATAGAAACCGCCGCCACCCTGGATGAGCTGCTGGCCTTGCTGGCCGAGGAAACCCCGGAGGCGGTGGTCATGGACGTGCTGCTCCCCGAGGAGGAGCTCAGCCTCAGCGAGGCCGCCCAGCGAGTGCGCGAGCTGGGTGGCGAGGATCTGCCGCTGCTCTTCCTTACCGAGCGGGGCGATATCGAATCGCGGCTGCGGGCGGCGCGGGCCGGTGCCGACGCCTATGTGCTCAAGCCCGTGGACGTGCACGAGCTGGTGGACCAGCTGGACAAGCTGACCACCGAGCAGGAGAAGGATCCCTTTCACATCGTCATCGTGGAGGACAGTTCCACCCAGGCGATCTACTACTCCACCATCCTCAAGCGCGCGGGCATGCACACCACGGTGGTCAACGACTCCATCCGCGTGCTGGAAGTCCTGGACGAGGCCGCCGCCGACCTGATCCTGATGGACATGTACATGCCGGGCTGCAGCGGCACGGAACTGGCCACGGTGATCCGCCAGGTGCCGCGCTACGCCAGCATTCCCATCGTATTCCTGTCGGCGGAAACGCAATTGGAGCGTCAGCTGGACGCCATGAGCCTGGGCGGTGACGATTTCCTCACCAAGCCCATCAGCCCGGCGCACCTGATCCGCTCGGTGGCCATCCGCGCCGAGCGTGCCCGCATCCTGCGCTCACTGATGCTCACCGACAACCTCACCGGGCTGCTCAACCACACCAGCATCAAGGAGCAGCTGCACAACGAGGTGGCCCGGGCGGCTCGGCGGGGCGGCACCTTGTCCTTCGCCATGATCGACATCGACCACTTCAAGTCCGTGAACGACACCCACGGCCACCCGGTGGGGGATCGGGTGATCAAGACCCTCGCCCGGGTGCTGCAACAGCGCCTGCGCAAGACCGATTACATCGGCCGCTACGGGGGCGAAGAGTTTGCCGTGATTCTCCCCGACGCCGATGCCCCCACCGCCGCCGCCATCGTCGACCAGGTACGCAAGAGCTTCGGCAAGATCCGCCAGTTCTCCAGCGAAGGTGTGTTCGCCTGCAGTTTCAGCGCCGGCGTTGCCAGCTTCCCCGATTGCCCCGACGCGGTGGAGGTCGCGCTGGAGGCGGACAAGGCGCTCTATGCCGCCAAGCACGCCGGACGCAATACGGTGAGCATCGCGGTCCGCGATTGA
- a CDS encoding gamma-glutamylcyclotransferase has product MSQRVFVYGSLRRGEYNHSVLGDSPLLGPCRSAPGYQLYDLGPYPAVVRGGQGRVLGEVYAVDRTVFAALDRLEGYPEFYDRQLMATPYGEAWIYFARDAAADWVPVPEGDWAAWLRARAESARNLEVGE; this is encoded by the coding sequence ATGAGTCAACGCGTTTTCGTCTACGGCAGTCTGCGCCGCGGCGAGTACAACCATAGTGTACTGGGCGATTCGCCCCTGCTCGGCCCGTGCCGCAGCGCCCCCGGTTACCAACTCTACGATCTCGGCCCCTATCCCGCCGTGGTGCGCGGCGGTCAGGGCCGGGTGCTCGGTGAAGTCTACGCGGTGGATCGCACGGTCTTCGCCGCGCTGGACCGTCTGGAAGGCTATCCGGAGTTCTACGATCGCCAGTTGATGGCCACGCCCTACGGCGAGGCCTGGATCTATTTCGCCCGGGATGCCGCCGCGGACTGGGTACCGGTTCCGGAGGGGGACTGGGCGGCCTGGCTGCGGGCGCGGGCTGAAAGCGCTCGGAATCTGGAGGTAGGGGAATGA
- a CDS encoding acetyl-CoA C-acetyltransferase gives MAAKSASYSRPVYVVDGARTPFIKARGRPGPFAAADLAVGAGRPLLARQKFAPEQLDEVICGNAMASADEANIARIAALRLGCGKAVPAFTVHRNCGSGMQALDSAAMNIAAGRSELVLAGGVEAMSHGPLLFSPAMVHWLADWNQAKSVGQRMKLLGQLRPPHFAPVIGLLRGLTDPVVGLNMGQTAEKVAHQFGISRQQMDEYAARSQRRLAHAQEQGWMDEVVPLYGPDGKVYDHDDGVRADSSAEKLAKLKPVFDRKFGKVTAGNSSQVTDGAAWLILASEEAVQKHDLPVLGRLVETEWAGLDPAVMGLGPVHAATPILKRRRWGLNDVDYWEINEAFAGQVLGCLEAWKDADYCREYLGKKDALGQLDEERLNVDGGAIGAGHPVGASGARIVLHLLKVLRRENARRGIATLCIGGGQGGAVLVESA, from the coding sequence ATGGCAGCCAAGAGCGCAAGCTACAGCCGTCCCGTCTACGTGGTGGACGGCGCGCGCACGCCCTTCATCAAGGCCCGCGGCCGTCCCGGCCCCTTCGCCGCCGCGGACCTGGCGGTGGGCGCCGGCCGCCCGCTGCTGGCGCGGCAGAAATTCGCCCCCGAACAGCTCGATGAAGTGATCTGCGGCAATGCCATGGCCAGCGCCGACGAGGCCAACATCGCCCGCATCGCCGCCCTGCGGCTGGGCTGCGGCAAGGCCGTGCCGGCCTTTACCGTGCATCGCAACTGCGGCTCGGGCATGCAGGCGCTGGATTCGGCGGCCATGAACATCGCCGCCGGGCGCTCGGAGCTGGTGCTCGCCGGCGGCGTGGAGGCCATGAGCCACGGCCCGCTGCTGTTCAGCCCCGCCATGGTGCACTGGCTCGCCGACTGGAATCAGGCGAAAAGCGTCGGCCAGAGGATGAAGCTTCTGGGCCAGCTGCGCCCGCCCCACTTCGCCCCGGTGATCGGCCTGCTGCGCGGGCTCACCGACCCGGTGGTGGGCCTGAACATGGGCCAGACCGCCGAGAAGGTGGCCCACCAGTTCGGCATCAGCCGCCAGCAGATGGACGAATACGCCGCCCGCAGCCAGCGCCGCCTGGCCCATGCCCAGGAACAGGGCTGGATGGACGAGGTGGTGCCCCTGTACGGCCCCGACGGCAAGGTCTACGACCATGACGACGGGGTGCGCGCCGACAGCAGCGCCGAGAAGCTCGCCAAACTCAAGCCGGTGTTCGACCGCAAGTTCGGCAAGGTCACCGCGGGCAACAGCTCCCAGGTCACCGACGGCGCCGCCTGGCTGATCCTCGCCTCGGAAGAGGCCGTGCAAAAGCATGACCTGCCGGTGCTGGGGCGTCTGGTGGAGACCGAATGGGCGGGGCTGGACCCGGCGGTGATGGGCCTGGGCCCGGTGCACGCCGCCACCCCCATCCTCAAGCGCCGTCGCTGGGGCCTGAATGACGTGGATTACTGGGAGATCAACGAGGCTTTCGCCGGGCAGGTGCTCGGTTGCCTGGAAGCCTGGAAGGACGCGGACTATTGCCGCGAGTATCTGGGCAAGAAGGACGCCCTGGGGCAGCTGGACGAGGAGCGCCTGAACGTGGACGGCGGCGCCATCGGCGCGGGCCATCCAGTGGGCGCCAGCGGCGCGCGCATCGTGCTGCACCTGCTGAAGGTGCTGCGGCGAGAGAACGCCAGGCGCGGCATCGCCACCCTGTGCATCGGCGGCGGCCAGGGCGGCGCGGTGCTGGTGGAAAGCGCCTGA